In Oryzias melastigma strain HK-1 linkage group LG18, ASM292280v2, whole genome shotgun sequence, one DNA window encodes the following:
- the LOC112156132 gene encoding protein S100-P: protein MSQLETAMAMLMQTFDTYAGKDGKKESMSKTEVKTMLEKELPALLKTAKNQAEVDKLLKGLDFNGDSEVDFKEFVVMVAALTCAAHGRCSKN, encoded by the exons ATGAGTCAGCTCGAGACAGCCATGGCCATGCTGATGCAGACCTTCGACACGTACGCCGGCAAAGATGGCAAGAAGGAGTCGATGAGCAAGACGGAGGTGAAGACCATGTTGGAGAAGGAGCTCCCCGCACTCCTGAAG ACAGCAAAGAACCAAGCTGAGGTGGACAAGCTGCTGAAGGGCCTGGACTTTAACGGCGACTCCGAGGTGGACTTCAAGGAGTTCGTGGTGATGGTCGCCGCCCTGACGTGTGCTGCGCACGGCCGCTGCTCGAAGAACTGA
- the LOC112156246 gene encoding uncharacterized protein LOC112156246, with protein sequence MMNERGKMKPLLISLLLVVCFSLSFSSNWHKVPQTADFEVSERETVNASCCVAKSIQRGRVKWFKNKTKIAEAVIYLKDKHVKCLNSTLSNFSSKSWDIYSCKVFIEIPVLTELEGNVTFIRGNATEEQRDAPTGDKEEPPPRKLSFTIIAALAVALPLILITTICFCWMQKRRGNTSEVIYDVPHFDSTGAEMEKHSTSSSRGSSQWCQVPLYESLAYFEKVEDKESE encoded by the exons ATGATGAATGAAAGAGGAAAGATGAAGCCGTTACTGATCAGCCTCCTTTTAGTTGTGTGTTTCTCTTTAA GTTTTTCCTCAAACTGGCACAAAGTCCCACAAACTGCAGACTTTGAAGTCTCTGAGAGAGAGACGGTGAACGCCAGCTGCTGcgtagcaaaaagcattcaaagAGGACGAGtgaaatggtttaaaaataaaacaaaaattgctgaagctgtgATTTACCTTAAAGATAAACATGTCAAATGTCTTAATTCAACCTTATCAAACTTCTCTAGTAAGAGTTGGGACATTTACTCatgtaaagtttttattgaGATACCAGTTTTGACTGAACTTGAAGGAAACGTAACGTTCATCAGAGGAAACGCCACAGAGGAGCAGAGAGACGCACCGACAGGAG ATAAGGAAGAACCTCCACCAAGAAAACTTTCATTCACCATCATAGCTGCTCTGGCCGTGGCGTTGCCATTGATCCTGATCACCACCATCTGTTTCTGCTGGATGCAAAAGAGAAGAG GAAACACATCCGAGGTGATCTACGATGTTCCTCACTTTGATTCTACGGGAGCAGAGATGGAGAAGCACAGCACCAGCTCCTCCAGAGGGTCTTCTCAGTGG TGCCAGGTTCCTCTATACGAGTCTCTGGCCTACTTTGAGAAAGTGGAGGACAAAGAGAGTGAATGA